One segment of Solanum stenotomum isolate F172 chromosome 1, ASM1918654v1, whole genome shotgun sequence DNA contains the following:
- the LOC125860576 gene encoding uncharacterized protein LOC125860576, with product MEPKEAIDELLLKLHLCFATNTKIGIIGSGPSGISAAYALVKLGYTNITILEKYNFVGGMCESVDIEVSNSGRINMNSLEEELFGKVQTIDYYTTVLKITGFDHIPMDGYYFGEFMDDPKAIGNPVAMQRVYNDTNIFLFWSYGNSVDIVGLKVTELQIKAVESMGGFVEKVVLQRKFKYFPHVNSQEVTATEIRLYPCF from the exons ATGGAGCCAAAAGAAGCAATAGATGAATTGTTATTGAAATTGCATCTTTGTTTTGCTACAAACACAAAAATAGGAATAATAGGAAGTGGACCAAGTGGAATATCAGCTGCTTATGCATTGGTAAAACTTGGTTATACAAATATCACTATTCTTGAGAAGTATAATTTTGTTGGTGGCATGTGTGAATCAGTTGATATTGAAG TAAGCAACAGCGGAAGAATCAACATGAATAGCCTCGAGGAGGAGTTGTTCGGTAAAGTACAAACTATTGACTATTACACCACAGTCTTGAAGATAACTGGATTTGATCATATACCGATGGATGGTTACTACTTTGGTGAGTTCATGGATGATCCAAAAGCCATCGGGAATCCAGTTGCAATGCAGAGAGTTTACAATGACACGAACATCTTCTTGTTCTGGTCTTATGGTAACTCGGTCGACATAGTAGGATTAAAGGTCACTGAGCTCCAAATAAAAGCTGTTGAAAGTATGGGAGGCTTCGTTGAAAAAGTCGTTTTGCAACGAAAGTTCAAGTATTTCCCTCATGTTAACAGCCAAG AGGTTACTGCCACTGAAATCAGATTGTATCCTTGCTTCTAG